In a single window of the Streptacidiphilus sp. P02-A3a genome:
- a CDS encoding class I SAM-dependent methyltransferase yields MVGAARPDTDADGVDGGVGKTALMVAAARAIETHRPDPLAQDAYAEHFVRAAAASAGWPVRPHQVPDGEANPLWGRFGRYFGLRTRVLDDYLLRSVRAGARQVVLLGAGLDSRAFRLDWPPGCVVFEVDRAGVLAFKHDVLDGLSAEPRTTRIPVPMDLRDDWVGALTDAGFDSAAPSVWLVEGLLFYLPEAAETYLIDTVDRLSTEGSALAYEVKIDMQVRAYRSNPLYASTKQQIGVDLPGLFDEGPRPDSVGALAGRGWSTVVHTPFDFSRQHGRGPVPEENDALAGNRWVFATRTGSSTGAAPA; encoded by the coding sequence ATGGTCGGCGCAGCACGACCCGACACCGATGCGGACGGCGTGGACGGGGGCGTCGGCAAGACCGCGCTCATGGTCGCCGCCGCCCGGGCGATCGAGACCCACCGGCCGGACCCCCTCGCGCAGGACGCCTACGCGGAGCACTTCGTGCGCGCCGCAGCGGCCTCGGCGGGCTGGCCGGTCCGCCCGCACCAGGTTCCGGACGGCGAGGCGAACCCGCTGTGGGGCCGGTTCGGCCGCTACTTCGGGCTGCGGACCAGGGTGCTGGACGACTACCTGCTCCGGTCGGTGCGCGCGGGCGCCCGCCAAGTGGTGCTGCTCGGGGCGGGGTTGGACTCGCGGGCGTTCCGGCTCGACTGGCCGCCCGGCTGCGTGGTCTTCGAGGTGGACCGGGCGGGCGTGCTGGCGTTCAAGCACGACGTGCTGGACGGTCTGTCGGCCGAGCCGAGGACGACCCGGATACCGGTCCCGATGGATCTGCGCGACGACTGGGTCGGCGCGCTGACCGACGCCGGGTTCGACTCGGCGGCGCCGAGCGTCTGGCTGGTCGAGGGGCTGCTCTTCTACCTGCCCGAAGCCGCCGAGACGTACCTGATCGACACGGTGGACCGGTTGAGCACGGAGGGGAGCGCCCTGGCGTACGAGGTCAAGATCGACATGCAGGTGCGGGCCTACCGCAGCAACCCGCTCTACGCCTCGACCAAGCAGCAGATCGGCGTCGACCTGCCGGGCCTGTTCGACGAGGGGCCCCGGCCCGACTCCGTGGGCGCGTTGGCGGGCCGGGGCTGGTCCACCGTCGTGCACACCCCGTTCGACTTCAGCCGCCAACACGGCCGTGGCCCGGTGCCCGAGGAGAACGACGCGTTGGCGGGCAACCGCTGGGTGTTCGCCACCCGGACCGGGTCGTCTACGGGAGCAGCACCGGCTTGA
- a CDS encoding discoidin domain-containing protein: protein MNLRGNAAALWRRGNRARRLAPLVALVTAVALLGGFRASAAAAAPVPHAATSASTPIWSTQLDFDNNGTAWSESYFAGLAAKGLTTAELDMPWGTIEPQAGTFTFTEFDQELANAGAAGIQLIPIFWQAGWGGSPAPWITDFEVGSGGAQSQAPAWWDPTEQSEYFSYVTDTIANAAGLPGYGGAILDYGYLDAQWDLNGAGGGWAADDISEFQGTYLPQTYGTIAAFNTANGTSYSAFSQVPAAAPGQALAGVFQAFRAWSVKQTYGQLTADVRAVTASTPLYYYFGGGFGNATNYANNPDTFFQLAKQYNVAVIDDSAGSQGLTLTFASLARAYGVKLAQEWTAPSDNSQLAAQAVQWISNYAMGLPEGAGEDFFIHDGTQKDTVGYPIYTSWLPTLKSLSGVYPQQPAAVYVDFSQGYGNTSGGSLGNVQDEIGDLWLNYQAGFSVVTSQEVADGAVSLSQFKAVLPLNGVDANLTSYRSGGGTLLTQPEQLTQYTTAYAQIDSPGVGVLQTVPAVAANGTSASITLADISSGTAYDYPIAFSPAGLGLNPGNYYLVNAATGAAVPQTQQANGLVCASAAISAATLAQWTMVAGTPPAGTASASCPTSGTGAGSVSATAGQTGGGLSFLGVGQTNSGADGNLTQITQGGQTAVETWTTAQSGSGDANVYLQLDPLSAVEAAADVTVQVTYWATAGQGFVVQYDTPGSAYQNGPSVSSPGTGTWTTATVQLTGAQFAEAENGGADLRLNVTDASAPLIVQNVTMSVANSSSPTLSASPTSVSFGSQTTGSTGAAHTVTISNTGTGTASISSIGTAAPFAETNTCGATLAAGASCTASVTFTPSVSGAATGTLTVAGNATGSPLTVALSGTGTSGSTPPVDLALNQPVTASSTTSGYPAGNAVDGNTSSYWQGGSGSWPTTLTADLGVTDSISSLGIDLPPATAWSTRTQTLSVLGSADDTNWTTLVGSATYTWNPATGNTVTIALPAGTADRYVELDFTGNNVQNAAQVSEFQVFGTADPNLALNQPVTASSTTAGYPAANTVDGNNSSYWEGTDGSWPTTLAVNLGSAKTLGSAVVTLPPSSAWSTRTQTLSVLGSADGTNWTTLVGSATYTWNPATGNTVTIALPAGTTDQYLELDFTGNNVQNGAQVSELEVFG, encoded by the coding sequence ATGAACCTCAGGGGAAACGCGGCGGCGCTGTGGCGCCGGGGCAACAGAGCGCGGCGGCTGGCGCCGCTGGTCGCACTGGTGACGGCGGTCGCGCTGCTCGGCGGCTTCCGTGCCTCCGCGGCCGCGGCGGCGCCGGTCCCGCACGCGGCCACCTCGGCCAGTACGCCGATCTGGTCCACCCAGCTCGACTTCGACAACAACGGCACCGCCTGGTCCGAGTCGTACTTCGCCGGGCTGGCCGCCAAGGGCCTGACCACGGCCGAGTTGGACATGCCCTGGGGCACGATCGAGCCCCAGGCCGGGACGTTCACCTTCACCGAGTTCGACCAGGAACTCGCCAACGCCGGCGCTGCCGGGATCCAGCTCATTCCGATCTTCTGGCAGGCCGGCTGGGGCGGCAGCCCCGCCCCGTGGATCACCGACTTCGAGGTCGGCAGCGGCGGCGCGCAGAGCCAGGCGCCCGCGTGGTGGGACCCGACGGAGCAGTCCGAGTACTTCAGCTACGTCACCGACACCATCGCCAACGCCGCCGGACTGCCCGGCTACGGCGGCGCCATCCTCGACTACGGCTACCTCGACGCCCAGTGGGACCTGAACGGCGCCGGCGGCGGCTGGGCGGCCGACGACATCAGCGAGTTCCAGGGCACCTACCTGCCGCAGACCTACGGCACCATCGCCGCCTTCAACACCGCCAACGGCACCTCCTACAGCGCGTTCAGCCAGGTGCCCGCGGCGGCGCCGGGGCAGGCGCTGGCCGGGGTGTTCCAGGCGTTCCGGGCGTGGAGCGTGAAGCAGACCTACGGGCAGCTGACCGCCGACGTGCGCGCGGTCACCGCGAGCACCCCGCTCTACTACTACTTCGGCGGCGGCTTCGGCAACGCGACCAACTACGCCAACAACCCGGACACGTTCTTCCAGTTGGCGAAGCAGTACAACGTGGCCGTCATCGACGACTCGGCCGGATCCCAGGGCCTGACGCTGACCTTCGCCAGCCTGGCCCGCGCCTACGGGGTGAAGCTGGCGCAGGAGTGGACCGCGCCGAGCGACAACAGCCAGCTCGCCGCCCAGGCCGTGCAGTGGATCTCCAACTACGCGATGGGCCTGCCCGAGGGCGCCGGTGAGGACTTCTTCATCCACGACGGCACCCAGAAGGACACCGTCGGCTACCCCATCTACACCAGCTGGCTGCCCACGCTGAAGAGCCTGTCGGGGGTGTACCCGCAGCAACCGGCGGCCGTCTACGTCGACTTCTCCCAGGGCTACGGCAACACCAGCGGCGGCAGCCTGGGCAACGTGCAGGACGAGATCGGCGACCTGTGGCTGAACTACCAGGCCGGATTCAGCGTGGTGACCAGCCAGGAGGTGGCCGACGGCGCGGTCAGCCTGTCCCAGTTCAAGGCGGTGCTGCCGCTCAACGGCGTCGACGCCAACCTGACCTCCTACCGGTCGGGCGGCGGCACGCTGCTGACCCAGCCGGAGCAGCTGACCCAGTACACCACGGCGTACGCCCAGATCGACTCCCCGGGCGTGGGCGTGCTGCAGACCGTTCCGGCCGTGGCCGCCAACGGCACCAGCGCCTCGATCACGCTCGCGGACATCAGCTCCGGCACCGCCTACGACTACCCGATCGCCTTCAGCCCGGCCGGGCTCGGGCTCAACCCGGGCAACTACTACCTGGTCAACGCCGCGACCGGGGCGGCCGTGCCGCAGACCCAGCAGGCGAACGGCCTGGTCTGCGCGTCCGCGGCGATCAGCGCGGCCACGCTCGCGCAGTGGACGATGGTGGCGGGCACACCACCCGCGGGCACCGCGTCGGCGAGCTGCCCGACCTCCGGCACCGGCGCCGGTTCGGTGTCGGCCACGGCCGGCCAGACCGGCGGCGGGCTGTCCTTCCTCGGCGTCGGCCAGACCAACTCCGGCGCCGACGGCAACCTCACCCAGATCACCCAGGGCGGCCAGACGGCGGTGGAGACCTGGACCACCGCGCAGAGCGGCTCCGGTGACGCCAACGTCTACCTGCAACTCGACCCGCTGTCGGCGGTCGAGGCCGCGGCCGACGTGACCGTGCAGGTCACCTACTGGGCCACCGCCGGGCAGGGCTTCGTGGTGCAGTACGACACACCTGGCAGCGCCTACCAGAACGGTCCCAGCGTGAGCAGCCCCGGCACCGGGACCTGGACCACCGCCACCGTGCAGCTCACCGGCGCCCAGTTCGCCGAGGCCGAGAACGGCGGCGCCGACCTGCGGCTCAACGTCACCGACGCGAGCGCGCCGCTGATCGTGCAGAACGTCACCATGTCGGTGGCCAACAGCTCCAGCCCCACCCTGAGCGCGTCACCGACCTCGGTGTCCTTCGGCAGCCAGACCACCGGGAGCACCGGCGCCGCGCACACGGTGACCATCAGCAACACCGGCACCGGCACCGCGTCGATCTCCTCGATCGGCACCGCGGCCCCCTTCGCCGAGACCAACACCTGCGGGGCGACGCTGGCCGCCGGTGCCTCCTGCACCGCCTCGGTCACCTTCACCCCCAGCGTGTCCGGCGCGGCCACCGGGACACTGACGGTGGCCGGCAACGCCACCGGCAGCCCGCTGACGGTCGCCCTCTCCGGCACCGGGACCAGCGGCTCGACGCCGCCGGTCGACCTGGCGCTGAACCAGCCGGTCACCGCGTCCAGCACCACCTCCGGATATCCGGCGGGCAACGCGGTCGACGGCAACACCTCCAGCTACTGGCAGGGCGGGAGCGGGAGCTGGCCGACCACACTCACCGCCGACCTGGGCGTGACCGACTCGATCAGCTCGCTCGGCATCGACCTGCCCCCGGCCACCGCCTGGTCCACCCGCACCCAGACGCTGTCGGTGCTGGGCAGTGCCGATGACACGAACTGGACCACGCTGGTGGGCTCGGCCACGTACACCTGGAACCCGGCGACCGGGAACACGGTGACCATCGCCCTGCCCGCCGGGACCGCCGACCGCTACGTCGAACTGGACTTCACCGGCAACAACGTCCAGAACGCGGCCCAGGTCTCCGAGTTCCAGGTCTTCGGCACGGCCGACCCGAACCTGGCGCTGAACCAGCCGGTCACCGCGTCCAGCACCACGGCCGGGTACCCGGCGGCCAACACGGTCGACGGCAACAACTCCAGCTACTGGGAGGGCACCGACGGCAGCTGGCCGACCACGCTGGCGGTCAACCTCGGCTCCGCCAAGACCCTCGGCAGCGCGGTGGTCACCCTGCCGCCGTCCAGCGCCTGGTCCACCAGGACCCAGACGCTGTCGGTGCTGGGCAGTGCCGACGGCACGAACTGGACCACGCTGGTGGGCTCGGCCACGTACACCTGGAACCCGGCGACCGGGAACACGGTGACCATCGCCCTGCCCGCCGGGACCACCGACCAGTACCTGGAGCTGGACTTCACCGGCAACAACGTCCAGAACGGCGCGCAGGTCTCCGAGTTGGAGGTCTTCGGCTGA
- a CDS encoding cyclopropane-fatty-acyl-phospholipid synthase family protein, with protein MTTQDIVDSPSRTVIRDAYEEQLAAYWNTKQNDPVNLLLGEIDGLYHHHYGIGDYDPAILGLAPEQREEAIIREMHRLENAQAEVIVQSLAGLGPQDRVLDAGSGRGGTSFQLHDRFGCYVDGANISQYHLEFSRRAARERGYQDKVRFHFRNMVDTGFTAGSFQGVITNETTMYVELPELFGEFARILEPGGRYVCITWCRNDLVADTCPQSEEIDRHYISRMHRRSSYFTAMAGTGLVPISVVDLTSEAIPYWELRTHSRHRTGIEDAFIDAYRRRQMNFLLIVAEKKG; from the coding sequence GTGACCACACAAGACATCGTCGACAGCCCCAGTCGGACCGTGATTCGCGATGCCTACGAGGAGCAACTCGCGGCCTACTGGAACACCAAGCAGAACGACCCGGTGAACCTGCTGCTCGGCGAGATCGACGGCCTGTACCACCACCACTACGGCATCGGTGACTACGACCCGGCGATCCTCGGGCTGGCGCCCGAGCAGCGGGAGGAGGCGATCATCCGGGAGATGCACCGGCTGGAGAACGCCCAGGCCGAGGTGATCGTGCAGAGCCTGGCCGGGCTCGGCCCGCAGGACCGGGTGCTGGACGCGGGGTCGGGCCGCGGCGGCACCTCCTTCCAGCTGCACGACCGGTTCGGCTGCTACGTGGACGGCGCCAACATCTCGCAGTACCACCTGGAGTTCAGCCGCCGCGCCGCGCGCGAGCGGGGCTACCAGGACAAGGTCAGGTTCCACTTCCGGAACATGGTGGACACCGGCTTCACCGCGGGCTCGTTCCAGGGCGTGATCACCAACGAGACCACGATGTACGTCGAACTCCCGGAGCTGTTCGGTGAGTTCGCCCGGATCCTGGAGCCCGGCGGCCGCTACGTGTGCATCACCTGGTGCCGCAACGACCTGGTCGCGGACACCTGCCCGCAGAGCGAGGAGATCGACCGCCACTACATCTCCCGCATGCACCGCCGCAGTTCCTACTTCACCGCGATGGCCGGGACCGGCCTGGTGCCGATCAGCGTGGTCGACCTCACCAGCGAGGCGATCCCGTACTGGGAGCTGCGGACGCACAGTCGGCACCGCACCGGGATCGAGGACGCCTTCATCGACGCCTACCGGCGCAGGCAGATGAACTTCCTGCTGATCGTCGCCGAGAAGAAGGGCTGA
- a CDS encoding aldehyde dehydrogenase family protein encodes MTTTQPGPAPVARDGRLAVVDPATGLAFDHAPDQRPEQLDALVSRAHAAWRGWRADPAARRAALLAAADAVDAAAGDLAPLLTREQGKPLAESAAEIARTAARLRYFAGLAEQALGPQPITDGRPVRTELRWRPLGPVAAIVPWNFPLQLASAKLAPALAAGNTMLLKPSPYTPLATRLLGEVLTGALPEGVLTIVTGREPLGARLVAHPGIRQVTFTGSIPTGRAVAAGTAASLARVTLELGGNDAAILLEDVDPERIADRLFWAAFRNCGQVCMAVKRVYAPAHRYAEVVEALARRAKSVVVGPGSDPDTQLGPVNNAPQLARVERYTARALADGARAAAGGHRLDGPGYFFAPTILADVPPDSPVVTEEQFGPVLPVLPYRSLDQAVAAANATGFGLGGSVWGTDLDRAEAVAHRLECGTAWINHHAELSLAQPFAGVKESGVGVAGGPWGLYGNLSPFVVHRPEEA; translated from the coding sequence ATGACGACCACTCAGCCCGGCCCCGCGCCGGTGGCCCGCGACGGGCGCCTCGCCGTCGTCGACCCGGCCACCGGACTGGCCTTCGACCACGCCCCCGACCAGCGGCCGGAGCAACTCGACGCCCTGGTCAGCCGGGCCCACGCGGCCTGGCGCGGCTGGCGGGCGGACCCGGCCGCCCGCCGCGCCGCACTGCTCGCCGCCGCCGACGCGGTGGACGCCGCCGCGGGCGACCTCGCTCCGCTGCTCACCCGGGAGCAGGGGAAACCACTGGCCGAGTCGGCCGCGGAGATCGCCCGCACCGCGGCCCGGTTGCGCTACTTCGCCGGACTGGCCGAACAGGCCCTCGGGCCGCAGCCGATCACCGACGGCCGACCGGTCCGCACCGAGCTGCGCTGGCGACCACTCGGGCCGGTCGCCGCGATCGTCCCGTGGAACTTCCCGCTGCAACTGGCGTCGGCGAAGCTCGCGCCCGCGCTCGCCGCGGGCAACACCATGCTCCTCAAACCCTCCCCGTACACCCCGCTGGCCACCCGGCTGCTGGGCGAGGTGCTGACCGGCGCGCTGCCCGAGGGCGTGCTGACGATCGTCACCGGCCGCGAGCCGCTCGGCGCCCGGCTGGTGGCCCACCCCGGGATCCGCCAGGTGACCTTCACCGGTTCCATCCCGACCGGACGCGCGGTCGCCGCGGGCACGGCGGCCTCACTCGCCCGGGTCACCCTGGAACTGGGCGGCAACGACGCCGCCATCCTGCTGGAGGACGTCGATCCGGAGCGGATCGCGGACCGGCTGTTCTGGGCGGCGTTCCGCAACTGCGGACAGGTCTGCATGGCGGTCAAGCGGGTCTACGCCCCGGCCCACCGCTACGCCGAGGTGGTCGAGGCCCTCGCGCGGCGCGCGAAGAGCGTCGTGGTCGGCCCCGGGAGCGACCCGGACACCCAACTGGGGCCGGTCAACAACGCCCCGCAACTGGCCCGGGTCGAGCGGTACACCGCCCGGGCCCTGGCCGACGGCGCCCGGGCCGCGGCCGGGGGCCACCGACTGGACGGCCCGGGCTACTTCTTCGCGCCGACCATCCTGGCCGACGTCCCGCCGGACAGCCCGGTGGTGACCGAGGAGCAGTTCGGACCGGTACTGCCGGTACTGCCGTACCGCAGCCTCGACCAGGCCGTCGCGGCGGCCAACGCCACCGGCTTCGGGCTCGGCGGCTCGGTCTGGGGGACCGACCTCGACCGGGCGGAGGCGGTGGCCCACCGGCTGGAATGCGGAACGGCCTGGATCAACCACCACGCCGAACTCTCCCTCGCCCAGCCCTTCGCGGGCGTCAAGGAGAGCGGCGTCGGCGTCGCGGGCGGCCCCTGGGGGCTCTACGGCAACCTCAGCCCCTTCGTGGTGCACCGTCCGGAGGAGGCATGA
- a CDS encoding (5-formylfuran-3-yl)methyl phosphate synthase → MLLLISPDSVEEALDCAKAAEHLDIVDVKKPDEGSLGANYPWVIREIRAAVPAEKPISATVGDVPYKPGTVAQAALGAAVSGATYIKVGLYGCTTPDQAVEVMRGVVRAVKDYRPDAFVVASGYADAHRIGCVNPLALPDIARRSGSDAAMLDTAIKDGSRLFDHVPPDACAEFVRLAHEAGLLAALAGSVKAVDLSTLTRIGTDIVGVRGAVCEGGDRDAGRIQPELVAAFRAELDRQARDHAAAVAAN, encoded by the coding sequence TTGTTGCTTCTCATCTCCCCGGACAGTGTCGAGGAAGCCCTCGACTGCGCCAAGGCGGCGGAACACCTGGACATCGTCGACGTGAAGAAGCCCGACGAGGGCTCGCTCGGCGCCAACTACCCCTGGGTCATCCGGGAGATCCGCGCCGCCGTCCCGGCGGAGAAGCCCATCTCCGCCACCGTCGGCGACGTCCCCTACAAACCCGGCACGGTGGCCCAGGCGGCGCTCGGCGCGGCCGTCTCCGGAGCCACCTACATCAAGGTCGGCCTGTACGGCTGCACCACGCCCGACCAGGCCGTCGAGGTCATGCGCGGGGTCGTCCGGGCGGTCAAGGACTACCGGCCGGACGCGTTCGTGGTCGCCTCCGGCTACGCCGACGCGCACCGGATCGGCTGCGTCAACCCGCTCGCCCTGCCCGACATCGCCCGCCGCTCCGGCTCCGACGCGGCCATGCTCGACACCGCGATCAAGGACGGGAGTCGACTGTTCGACCATGTCCCGCCCGACGCCTGCGCCGAGTTCGTCCGGCTGGCCCACGAGGCCGGACTGCTCGCCGCGCTCGCCGGCAGCGTCAAGGCCGTCGACCTGTCCACGCTGACCCGGATCGGCACCGACATCGTCGGGGTGCGCGGGGCCGTCTGCGAGGGCGGCGACCGCGACGCCGGACGGATCCAGCCGGAGCTGGTGGCCGCCTTCCGGGCCGAACTGGACCGGCAGGCCCGGGACCACGCCGCCGCCGTCGCCGCGAACTGA
- a CDS encoding NAD(P)-dependent alcohol dehydrogenase, whose translation MRFDAAVLRSYDSPFALEEVILDAGPADGEVLVRIAGCGMCRTDLAVRRSAGRSPLPAVLGHEGAGVVAATGGPDTGLGVGDHVVLSFDSCGHCRNCLGAAPAYCDSFAALNLFGGRKQDAGRLTDAAGGELAPRWFGQSSFAEYALVPARNAVRVDPSLPVELLGPLGCGFLTGAGAVLNSFGLGPGDTLAVFGAGAVGLAAVMAATAAGAVTVAVDRYPERLALAERFGAIPLRALPPESATRPDLADRIQRLTDGGAQYALDTTASAQLINDALRSLRPTGRLGLVARLHSTLPLEPGALDRGRSITHICEGDAVPGLLIPRLTALWQAGRFPFDQLIRTYPLADVNQAERDCEAGRVVKPVLLP comes from the coding sequence ATGCGGTTCGACGCCGCGGTGCTGCGTTCGTACGACAGCCCCTTCGCGCTGGAGGAGGTGATCCTGGACGCGGGACCGGCCGACGGCGAGGTCCTGGTACGGATCGCGGGCTGCGGGATGTGCCGGACCGACCTCGCGGTCCGGCGGTCGGCGGGCCGCTCCCCGCTCCCGGCGGTGCTCGGCCACGAGGGCGCCGGGGTGGTGGCCGCGACCGGCGGCCCGGACACCGGCCTCGGCGTCGGCGACCACGTCGTGCTGAGCTTCGACTCCTGCGGGCACTGCCGGAACTGCCTCGGCGCGGCCCCCGCCTACTGCGACTCCTTCGCCGCGCTCAACCTCTTCGGCGGACGGAAGCAGGACGCGGGACGGCTCACCGACGCGGCCGGGGGCGAACTGGCCCCCCGCTGGTTCGGCCAGTCCTCGTTCGCCGAGTACGCGCTGGTCCCGGCCCGCAACGCGGTCCGGGTCGATCCCTCACTACCGGTCGAACTGCTCGGGCCGCTCGGCTGCGGCTTCCTCACCGGCGCCGGGGCGGTCCTGAACTCCTTCGGCCTCGGCCCGGGCGACACCCTCGCCGTCTTCGGCGCCGGGGCGGTCGGCCTGGCCGCGGTGATGGCGGCCACCGCCGCCGGGGCGGTGACGGTGGCCGTCGACCGGTACCCGGAACGGCTCGCGCTCGCCGAGCGGTTCGGCGCGATCCCGCTGCGCGCCCTCCCACCCGAGTCGGCGACCAGGCCCGACCTGGCCGACCGCATCCAGCGGCTGACCGACGGCGGCGCGCAGTACGCGCTGGACACCACGGCCTCCGCCCAGCTGATCAACGACGCGCTCCGGTCGCTGCGCCCGACCGGCCGCCTCGGGCTGGTGGCCCGGCTGCACAGCACCCTGCCGCTGGAACCCGGAGCCCTGGACCGGGGCCGCTCCATCACCCACATCTGCGAGGGGGACGCCGTGCCGGGGCTGCTGATCCCGCGGCTGACCGCGCTGTGGCAGGCCGGGCGGTTCCCCTTCGACCAGCTGATCCGCACCTATCCGCTGGCCGACGTCAACCAGGCCGAACGCGACTGCGAGGCGGGCCGCGTGGTCAAGCCGGTGCTGCTCCCGTAG
- a CDS encoding DUF6879 family protein codes for MRELFDRAQGVRLDRAAYVSDFDERFWRIGAEGFWKLECLQNYQETGFPSWEAFRGGDWAGALRLIDELRPEFARYYGQVRAAGIGLHRVRVVERPVSPYLQWELHVLRARGAFGEDSVVVTADRAATAVGPEPLPDLVVLGTEAVYEIHYTSDGTPDGATRFTAPAAVDRARSLVQRLGQDGERLDAYFVREIAGLGAPSW; via the coding sequence ATGCGTGAACTCTTCGACCGGGCCCAGGGGGTGCGCCTGGACCGGGCGGCCTACGTCTCCGACTTCGACGAGCGGTTCTGGCGGATCGGGGCGGAGGGCTTCTGGAAGCTCGAATGCCTGCAGAACTACCAGGAGACCGGATTCCCCAGCTGGGAGGCGTTTCGCGGTGGGGACTGGGCGGGGGCGCTGCGGCTGATCGACGAGCTGCGCCCCGAGTTCGCGCGCTACTACGGCCAGGTGCGCGCCGCCGGGATCGGCCTCCACCGGGTACGCGTCGTCGAGCGGCCGGTCAGCCCCTACCTGCAATGGGAACTGCACGTGCTGCGCGCCAGGGGCGCCTTCGGGGAGGACAGCGTCGTGGTCACCGCCGACCGGGCGGCGACCGCGGTCGGTCCGGAGCCGCTGCCCGACCTGGTGGTGCTCGGGACCGAGGCGGTGTACGAGATCCACTACACCTCCGACGGCACCCCGGACGGCGCCACCCGGTTCACCGCGCCGGCCGCGGTCGACCGGGCCCGCTCCCTGGTCCAGCGGCTGGGTCAGGACGGCGAGCGGCTGGACGCCTACTTCGTCCGGGAGATCGCCGGACTCGGGGCCCCGTCCTGGTAG
- a CDS encoding Gfo/Idh/MocA family protein, translated as MRFGLFGTGHWASHTHAAAIDAHPRSTLAGVWGRDPEKAEALARRYGVPAFRDADALIEAVDAVAVALPPDVQADIAARAAAAGRHLLLDKPLALTLAEADRVVAATEATGVASVVFFTFRFSPEVEAFLASATTTGGWHGARATFFASIYGPDSPYDSSQWRREQGALWDIGPHLLSVLLPVLGPVVEVAAMDGPRGIVQVLLKHADGAAATMALTLDAPPAATAFELAFHGESGLARLPSRDGDAVTALGLALDQLHHEVETGSRGGGCDARFARDVTAVLEAVATARTEGRTVRVAV; from the coding sequence ATGCGGTTCGGACTGTTCGGCACCGGCCACTGGGCCTCGCACACGCACGCGGCGGCGATCGACGCGCACCCGCGCTCGACGCTGGCCGGGGTCTGGGGCCGGGACCCGGAGAAGGCCGAGGCCCTGGCCCGGCGCTACGGCGTGCCCGCCTTCCGCGACGCCGACGCGCTGATCGAGGCGGTCGACGCGGTGGCGGTGGCGCTGCCGCCGGACGTCCAGGCCGACATCGCGGCCCGCGCCGCGGCCGCCGGGCGGCACCTGCTGCTCGACAAGCCGCTGGCGCTCACCCTCGCCGAGGCGGACCGGGTGGTGGCCGCGACCGAGGCGACCGGGGTCGCCTCGGTCGTCTTCTTCACCTTCCGCTTCTCGCCCGAGGTCGAGGCGTTCCTGGCCTCGGCGACCACCACCGGCGGCTGGCACGGGGCCCGGGCCACCTTCTTCGCCTCGATCTACGGCCCGGACAGTCCCTACGACAGCTCCCAGTGGCGCCGCGAGCAGGGCGCGCTCTGGGATATCGGCCCGCACCTGCTGTCGGTCCTGCTCCCGGTCCTGGGGCCGGTGGTCGAGGTGGCCGCGATGGACGGGCCGCGCGGAATCGTCCAGGTCCTGCTCAAGCACGCGGACGGGGCCGCCGCCACCATGGCGTTGACGCTGGACGCGCCACCGGCGGCGACCGCGTTCGAACTGGCCTTCCACGGCGAGAGCGGACTGGCGCGGCTGCCGTCGCGCGACGGCGACGCGGTGACCGCGCTCGGCCTCGCCCTCGACCAACTGCACCACGAGGTGGAGACCGGGAGCCGGGGCGGCGGCTGCGACGCGCGGTTCGCCCGGGACGTCACCGCCGTACTCGAAGCCGTCGCCACCGCCCGCACCGAAGGCCGGACGGTGCGGGTCGCCGTCTGA